The proteins below come from a single Maylandia zebra isolate NMK-2024a linkage group LG23, Mzebra_GT3a, whole genome shotgun sequence genomic window:
- the atp5pf gene encoding ATP synthase peripheral stalk subunit F6, mitochondrial, which translates to MRDVRERLLSTTNSHNSPRSFTFGSVALGVKSKMALHRLFQLSSVLRSAVSLTLRRNIGISAVLFQRAKELDPVQKLFLDKIRDYNSKAKTAGGIVDAGPAYQKNLGEEVIKLQRLYGGGDLNKFPEFKFTEPKFDEGAK; encoded by the exons ATGCGTGACGTTCGCGAACGCCTCCTGTCAACAACGAACTCCCACAATTCACCGCGGTCCTTCACATTTGGCTCTGTTGCTCTGGGTGTCAAATCCAAG ATGGCTCTGCACCGGTTATTCCAGCTGTCCTCCGTGCTGCGCTCTGCCGTGAGCCTGACCCTGCGCAGGAACATCGGCATCTCTGCTGTCCTCTTCCAGCGGGCCAAGGAGCTCGACCCCGTCCAGAAACTGTTCCTGGACAAGATCCGTGACTACAACAGCAAGGCCAA GACTGCTGGTGGCATTGTGGATGCAGGTCCAGCTTATCAGAAGAATCTGGGTGAAGAAGTAATCAAACTGCAGAGACTATATGGAGGAGGAGACCTCAACAAGTTCCCTGAATTCAAATTCACAG AGCCGAAGTTTGACGAGGGCGCCAAGTGA